The following proteins are encoded in a genomic region of Sneathiella marina:
- the aroC gene encoding chorismate synthase, with product MSHNSFGHLFRVTTWGESHGPALGCVIDGCPPLIDVSEEEIQFWMDRRKPGQSRFTTQRKEPDLVKILSGVFEGKTTGTPISLLIENKDQRSKDYGDIKDKFRPGHADYTYQTKYGIRDYRGGGRSSARETAARVAAGGIARKILGPSVEIKGYLTQIGDRVVDRERCSMNVIDTNPFWCPDPEMVENWTEYLDGIRKNGSSVGAVIEVVAKGVPAGLGAPVYGKLDSDLAGAMMTINAVKGVEIGDGFSTAALTGETNADEMRRGNETGPRFVSNHAGGILGGISTGQDIVVRFAVKPTSSILKPRDTVDKDGNETEIMTKGRHDPCVGIRGVPVGEAMMACVLADHLLRHRGQNG from the coding sequence ATGTCACATAATAGTTTTGGCCATCTTTTTCGGGTGACGACCTGGGGTGAAAGCCATGGCCCGGCTCTTGGCTGCGTCATAGACGGTTGCCCGCCTCTCATCGATGTGAGCGAAGAGGAAATTCAATTCTGGATGGATCGTCGCAAACCCGGACAATCCCGTTTTACCACGCAGCGCAAAGAACCGGATTTGGTGAAAATCCTGTCGGGCGTCTTCGAGGGGAAAACAACCGGTACACCCATAAGTCTGCTAATAGAAAACAAAGACCAAAGATCTAAGGATTACGGCGATATCAAAGATAAATTTCGCCCGGGTCATGCGGATTATACATATCAGACAAAATACGGTATTCGCGATTATCGTGGCGGCGGCAGATCGAGCGCGCGGGAGACAGCTGCGCGGGTGGCCGCCGGTGGCATTGCCCGAAAAATACTCGGCCCTTCCGTTGAAATTAAGGGGTATTTGACTCAGATAGGTGATCGTGTTGTCGATCGCGAACGATGTTCCATGAATGTTATTGATACAAATCCCTTTTGGTGCCCGGACCCCGAAATGGTCGAAAACTGGACTGAATATCTGGATGGTATCAGGAAGAATGGCTCGTCCGTTGGCGCTGTAATCGAGGTGGTCGCAAAGGGTGTACCAGCCGGCCTTGGCGCGCCAGTATATGGTAAGCTTGATTCCGATCTTGCCGGCGCAATGATGACCATCAACGCGGTAAAGGGCGTAGAGATAGGCGATGGGTTTTCTACTGCAGCCTTGACCGGTGAAACCAATGCAGACGAAATGCGGCGCGGCAATGAAACCGGCCCAAGATTTGTCAGTAATCATGCCGGTGGCATTCTTGGCGGAATTTCAACGGGGCAGGATATCGTCGTTCGGTTTGCCGTTAAACCAACATCCTCCATTCTTAAGCCCCGGGATACTGTGGATAAAGATGGCAATGAAACAGAAATCATGACCAAAGGGCGACATGATCCTTGTGTCGGAATTCGTGGCGTCCCTGTGGGTGAGGCGATGATGGCCTGTGTTCTTGCTGACCACCTCTTACGGCATCGCGGGCAAAACGGCTAA
- a CDS encoding peroxidase-related enzyme (This protein belongs to a clade of uncharacterized proteins related to peroxidases such as the alkylhydroperoxidase AhpD.), with product MSQHKYIHALDIPVPDRKELDAGTQKYFDICDEKLGMVPNVLASYSFDTAKLRAFSDMYGELMLGDSGLSKLEREMIAVVVSSVNKCFYCLTAHGAAVRELSGDPILGELMVMNYRAADLPTKQKTMLDFAEKLTESPAKMEEDDRQILREAGWSDRDIWDISATAAFFNMSNRMSAAIDMMPNEAYHSQNR from the coding sequence ATGTCTCAACATAAGTATATTCATGCCTTGGATATTCCGGTGCCTGACCGAAAAGAACTGGATGCCGGGACACAAAAATACTTCGATATTTGTGATGAAAAGCTTGGTATGGTCCCAAATGTTCTCGCGTCCTACAGCTTTGATACTGCTAAATTGCGCGCTTTTTCGGATATGTATGGTGAATTGATGCTGGGAGATTCCGGTTTGTCCAAGCTGGAACGGGAGATGATTGCGGTCGTCGTATCTTCGGTAAATAAGTGCTTTTACTGCCTTACCGCCCATGGTGCTGCTGTACGAGAGTTATCTGGAGACCCAATTCTCGGGGAATTGATGGTGATGAACTATCGCGCTGCCGATCTCCCAACTAAGCAAAAAACCATGCTTGATTTTGCCGAAAAACTGACGGAATCGCCGGCCAAGATGGAAGAGGATGACCGTCAGATCCTTCGTGAAGCAGGCTGGTCTGATCGTGATATATGGGATATCTCGGCAACGGCCGCTTTTTTCAACATGAGCAACCGAATGTCGGCTGCCATAGATATGATGCCGAATGAAGCATATCATTCACAAAACCGATAA
- a CDS encoding DoxX family protein, translated as MEKLGPFFNLIGRILVAALFLPAGVSKLANYSGMQQYMESGGVPGILLPLVILLEIGGGLALIVGWQTRIAAFLLAGFCVVSGILFHFQPEDQIQMILLMKNIAVAGGLLVLVGVGAGTFSLDQRRMSRD; from the coding sequence ATGGAAAAACTAGGCCCTTTCTTTAATCTGATCGGCCGTATTCTTGTCGCCGCCCTTTTCCTGCCCGCTGGTGTGAGCAAATTAGCTAATTATAGCGGAATGCAGCAATATATGGAATCAGGTGGCGTTCCAGGTATTTTACTTCCGTTGGTTATTCTCTTGGAAATTGGCGGCGGTCTGGCGTTAATTGTTGGTTGGCAGACCCGAATTGCTGCATTTTTGTTGGCAGGTTTCTGCGTCGTATCCGGGATCCTGTTTCATTTTCAACCCGAAGACCAGATCCAGATGATCCTGTTAATGAAAAATATTGCCGTTGCTGGCGGGCTACTTGTGCTTGTCGGGGTAGGTGCCGGCACTTTCAGTCTTGACCAACGTAGGATGAGTCGGGACTGA
- the dusA gene encoding tRNA dihydrouridine(20/20a) synthase DusA produces MVTKLDRTISIAPMMDWTDRHDRYFLRLITSRALLYTEMVTTGAILFGDADRHLRFDPAEQPVALQLGGSSPDDLAKCCEIADTYGYQEINLNVGCPSDRVQNGRFGACLMAEPKTVAACVAAMKSATSLPVTVKNRIGIDNLDSYAHLTEFTETVAAAGCETFIIHARKAWLTGLSPKENRTIPPLDYDRVYQLKQDYPNLEIIINGGIQSTDEIDRHIEQVDGVMIGREAYQNPYFLAQIDKLYFGLEETAPERREVVERILPYIDREMAKGVPLKSISRHMLGLFQGRPGAKAWRRHISENAHLEGATPSLLEDAAAKTR; encoded by the coding sequence ATTGTGACTAAACTGGATCGCACTATCAGTATTGCTCCGATGATGGACTGGACAGATCGACATGATCGGTATTTCCTGCGCCTCATCACGAGCCGTGCCTTGCTCTACACGGAAATGGTCACGACCGGGGCAATTTTATTTGGTGATGCAGATCGGCATTTACGGTTCGATCCGGCGGAGCAACCTGTCGCCTTACAGCTTGGTGGTAGTTCACCAGATGACCTTGCGAAATGCTGCGAAATTGCTGATACCTACGGCTATCAGGAGATTAACCTTAACGTTGGTTGCCCGTCAGACCGCGTTCAAAACGGACGGTTCGGTGCCTGCCTAATGGCAGAGCCGAAAACCGTTGCTGCTTGTGTGGCGGCCATGAAATCCGCCACATCGCTTCCTGTTACAGTTAAAAACCGTATTGGCATAGATAACCTGGATAGCTACGCGCATTTGACGGAATTCACAGAAACTGTCGCTGCAGCCGGTTGTGAAACTTTTATCATACATGCGCGAAAAGCCTGGTTGACAGGTTTAAGCCCGAAAGAAAACCGGACAATCCCTCCCCTTGATTATGATCGCGTTTACCAGCTTAAGCAGGATTATCCGAACTTGGAGATCATCATAAACGGCGGCATTCAATCCACCGATGAAATCGATCGTCATATAGAGCAGGTAGACGGCGTGATGATTGGTCGGGAGGCGTATCAAAATCCGTATTTCCTTGCCCAAATCGACAAACTGTATTTCGGCCTTGAGGAAACAGCGCCGGAGCGTAGAGAAGTTGTTGAGCGTATCCTTCCGTATATTGACCGTGAAATGGCCAAAGGTGTTCCCTTAAAATCCATTTCACGTCATATGCTTGGCTTATTTCAAGGACGCCCCGGCGCGAAAGCCTGGCGCCGCCATATTTCGGAAAATGCCCATTTGGAAGGAGCGACCCCTTCCCTCCTGGAAGATGCTGCAGCAAAGACACGTTAA
- a CDS encoding VOC family protein: MHFTQFYPVIQTLNVSETTDFFRDNFDFQVIFEADWYVHLQSAENESVNIAILNGTHETIPMEGRGISSGVIINFEVADVDKVYSRAKKSGLPIILDLKDEDFGQRHFITRDPNGLLIDVITPIDPKGEYVDQFVN; this comes from the coding sequence ATGCATTTTACACAATTTTATCCGGTAATTCAGACCTTGAATGTAAGTGAAACCACTGATTTCTTTCGAGATAATTTCGATTTCCAGGTCATATTCGAAGCTGACTGGTATGTTCACTTACAATCCGCAGAAAATGAATCGGTAAATATCGCAATCCTCAATGGCACTCATGAAACCATTCCAATGGAAGGGCGCGGGATCAGTTCCGGTGTAATCATTAACTTTGAAGTGGCAGATGTTGATAAAGTTTATTCCCGCGCAAAAAAATCCGGGCTCCCAATTATTCTTGATTTGAAGGATGAGGATTTTGGACAACGACACTTTATTACACGAGATCCCAATGGGTTACTTATCGACGTCATCACCCCTATCGACCCCAAAGGTGAGTATGTCGATCAATTTGTAAACTAG
- a CDS encoding TetR/AcrR family transcriptional regulator — protein sequence MQEKKKRMTNAERTLAMRVNLLDVARRLFSEKGYGATSTPEIVAAAKVTRGALYHHFEDKLALFRAVVEREAERVADAIQEEDSAGDDILNTLKIGSEAYFKAMQEPGRSHLLLVEGPAVLGLREMNNIMAARDGEQLRLGLQGLLQHDPNLPLDALSDVLAAAFDRAAYAVAEGRAEEKYRQALDSILTAIYRNASK from the coding sequence ATGCAAGAAAAAAAGAAGCGAATGACAAACGCGGAGAGAACGTTGGCAATGCGCGTAAACCTTTTGGATGTAGCGAGAAGGCTTTTCTCAGAAAAGGGTTATGGAGCGACTTCTACGCCTGAAATCGTTGCCGCAGCAAAAGTAACACGGGGTGCGCTGTATCATCATTTCGAAGACAAACTAGCATTATTCAGGGCTGTTGTAGAACGCGAAGCGGAGCGTGTAGCAGATGCAATTCAAGAAGAGGATTCAGCTGGCGATGATATCTTGAATACTCTCAAAATTGGTTCGGAAGCCTACTTCAAGGCCATGCAGGAACCGGGAAGGAGTCATTTGCTGCTTGTAGAAGGGCCTGCCGTTCTGGGCTTACGTGAAATGAATAATATTATGGCTGCAAGAGACGGAGAGCAATTGAGATTAGGATTGCAAGGGCTCTTGCAACATGACCCCAATTTGCCTCTAGATGCCTTGTCTGACGTTTTAGCCGCGGCTTTTGATCGGGCGGCATATGCGGTTGCAGAGGGGAGGGCTGAAGAGAAGTATCGGCAGGCGTTAGACTCTATCCTTACTGCAATTTACCGAAACGCGTCCAAATAA
- a CDS encoding RidA family protein, translating to MSSPEARLTELGIILPAPISLPPKLHLPFTFVNVRGDRAFISGHPKQTMEGAIDGPYGQVGTDLNTEEAQLAARGIGLSVLANLKAEIGDLSRVAGWNRVFGMVNSAPGYDEQHIVINGFSDFIIDVFGPDVGRHSRSAIGVAGLPMNFAMEIEAELQLVDNI from the coding sequence ATGTCAAGCCCAGAAGCGCGATTGACCGAATTGGGGATCATACTCCCCGCTCCTATCAGCCTTCCACCAAAATTGCATTTACCCTTTACTTTCGTGAACGTTCGTGGGGACAGAGCCTTTATATCCGGCCACCCAAAGCAAACGATGGAGGGCGCCATCGATGGCCCTTACGGACAAGTCGGGACAGACTTGAACACAGAAGAAGCTCAGCTTGCAGCACGCGGCATCGGATTGTCTGTTCTGGCAAACCTTAAAGCTGAAATCGGAGACTTGTCACGTGTCGCAGGTTGGAACCGCGTTTTCGGCATGGTCAATTCGGCACCTGGATATGATGAGCAGCATATCGTAATCAACGGCTTTAGTGACTTTATTATCGACGTTTTTGGACCTGATGTTGGACGACATTCCCGATCGGCGATCGGCGTCGCCGGACTTCCAATGAACTTTGCAATGGAAATAGAAGCTGAGCTGCAGCTAGTAGATAATATCTAG
- a CDS encoding RNA recognition motif domain-containing protein, whose amino-acid sequence MKLIVLNLPRSLSEADMANLFKTFGEITAFNLVMDDETGSSKGFGFVEMKNGEEAEKAIEDLHGKKIEGRRIRVKTAH is encoded by the coding sequence ATGAAACTAATCGTACTTAATCTTCCTCGCAGCCTAAGCGAAGCAGATATGGCAAATCTCTTCAAAACTTTTGGTGAAATTACTGCTTTCAACTTGGTCATGGATGATGAAACCGGATCCTCCAAGGGATTTGGGTTTGTAGAGATGAAAAATGGTGAAGAAGCAGAAAAAGCAATTGAAGATCTTCACGGGAAAAAAATTGAGGGAAGAAGAATCCGGGTCAAGACAGCGCATTAA